In the genome of Chelmon rostratus isolate fCheRos1 chromosome 24, fCheRos1.pri, whole genome shotgun sequence, one region contains:
- the LOC121627540 gene encoding leucine-rich repeat-containing protein 3-like, with protein sequence MGASRRCGSSIKPPSCRPLSFVGALWLLSAIMTVCACPKVCHCTDRNGVVVQCTSRNLENIPPNLPRDTVVLLISSNRIRHIPKEAFADLHRLRELDLSHNAIESMEVGAFQGISESLRTMDLSNNHLSSLPKDTFTKLHARVRLSHNPWHCECSLQEVLRELRLDPETVNEVSCYTSVQEEYVGQPVIHVLDSGINFCNFHHKTTDVAMFVAMFCWFSMVTAYIIYYIKHNQEDARRHMEYLKSLPSTSHISKDYDTASSVF encoded by the coding sequence ATGGGGGCCTCTCGAAGGTGCGGGTCATCCATAAAACCTCCTTCCTGCCGTCCTCTTTCGTTCGTGGGAGCACTGTGGCTTTTGTCAGCGattatgactgtgtgtgcttgCCCTAAGGTCTGTCATTGCACGGACAGGAACGGTGTGGTGGTGCAGTGCACCTCGCGCAACCTGGAGAACATCCCGCCGAACTTGCCCAGGGACACCGTTGTTCTTTTGATTTCGTCTAACCGCATCAGGCACATCCCAAAGGAGGCCTTCGCAGACCTCCACCGCCTCAGGGAACTGGACTTATCTCACAACGCCATTGAGAGCATGGAGGTCGGTGCCTTTCAAGGAATTTCCGAGAGCCTGCGGACCATGGATCTTTCAAACAACCACCTCAGCAGCCTCCCCAAGGACACCTTCACCAAGCTCCACGCCCGTGTCCGCCTGTCCCACAACCCCTGGCACTGCGAGTGCTCCTTACAGGAGGTGCTGAGGGAGCTGAGGCTGGACCCCGAGACGGTGAACGAGGTCAGCTGCTACACGTCAGTGCAGGAGGAATACGTGGGACAGCCGGTCATCCACGTCCTGGATTCGGGGATCAACTTTTGCAATTTCCACCACAAGACGACGGACGTGGCCATGTTTGTGGCCATGTTCTGCTGGTTCTCCATGGTGACAGCTTACATCATTTACTACATCAAACACAACCAGGAGGACGCCAGGAGGCACATGGAGTACCTCAAGTCCCTGCCCAGCACTTCCCACATAAGCAAGGACTACGACACAGCCAGCAGCGTGTTTTAG